Sequence from the Acidimicrobiales bacterium genome:
CGGTGACGTCGAGGGCGGTGGTGGGTTCGTCAGCCATGAGCAGCTTCGGGCCGCACGCGATCGCGATGGCGATCGTCACGCGCTGGCGCATGCCGCCGGACAACTCGAAGGGGAACTGCTTCATGCGCCGGTCGGGCTCCGGGATACCGACGCTGCGCAGCAGCGCCACGGCGGTTTCGTTGGCGCGGTCCTTGTCCATGTCGAGGTGGACACGCAGCCCTTCGGTCACCTGCTTGCCAATCTTCATGACCGGGTTGAGCGACGTCATCGGGTCCTGGAACACCATGCCGATCTCCGCGCCCCACACCTCGCGCATCTGCTCCGTCGACAGCGTCGTCAAGTCACGACCTTCGAAGCGCACCGACCCGCCGTGTTCGACGTTCTTGGGCGGCAGCAGCCGCATCACCGAGCGAGACAACACCGTCTTGCCGGAACCGGACTCGCCGACGATGCCGAGCGTCTGGCCGCGTTCGAGCGTGAACGACACGCCGTCGACGGCGCGCACCATGCCGCGGTCGGTCCGGAAGTGCGTGTACAAATCCTCGACGACGAGCAGCGGTTCGGTCACACGCTCACGTCCTTGGTGTCGAAGCGGGCTCGCAGCGCGTCACCGGCGAAGTTGAGCGCCAGCACGGTCACGAACAGCACCGTCGATGGGATAAGGCTGAGGTTGGGGTGATCCTGCAAGAAGCTGCGGCCGTCGTTGATCATGCCGCCCCACGTCGGCGTCGGGGCGTGGACCGACAACCCGAGGAACGCGAGCCCGCCCTCACCCACGATGGCCAGGGCGACGGCAATGAACGAGAACGACGCCACCGGAATCGCGACGTTGGGCAGGATCTCGCGCACGATGATGCGCCAGTTGGTGGCGCCGAGCGTGCGCGCCGCCGTCACGAACTCACGCTGGGCGAAGGTGAGGGTGCTGGCGCGCACGATCCGCGCGATTGGCGCGATCGAGATCACGGCAATGGCGATGGTCACGTTGCGCAGGTTCTGACCGAGGAACGTGACGATGGCGAGGGCGAACACCAGCGCCGGAAACGCCAGCATCACGTCGGCGATGCCCATGAGCAACCGGTCGACGCGCCCGCGGTAGTAGCCGGCGATGACACCCATCGAACCGCCGACCAGGAGCCCGAGGAAGATCGACGCGAAGCCGACGGTGAGCGACACCCGCGACGCGTAGATGACCCGCGACAGCATGTCGCGACCCAACGAGTCGGTACCGAGCAGGTGATGGATCGACGGGTTGAGGTTGATCGCCGCCTTCTGCGCATTCGGATCGGGCAGCGGCAGCACCCCGGCGAACACCGCCAGGAAGATGATGAGGACGACCCATCCGATCGACAGCCAGAACATGACGCCGAGGCGGACCCGCTTCTTGGCCGACGCCTCGACGCCGGTGGCGTCGGTGTCAACTGGCGCTGGCAGCATGACGCACCCTCGGGTCGATGACGACGTACAGCAAGTCGACGAGGAAGTTGACCATCACGTAGCCCACCGCCACGAGTAGCACCGTCCCCTGCACGACGAGGTAGTCGGCGCTGAAGATCGATTGCACCGTCAACTCGCCGATGCCGGGCAGCGCGAAGAGGATCTCGACGATGAAGGTGCCGCCGATGAGGCGGCCGAAGTTCAAACCGGCGACGGTCACCAGCGAGAAGCTCGACGGGCGGAACGCGTGGAGCCACAAGATCCGCCACGGTGGCATGCCCTTGGCCCGCGCCATGGTGATGAAGTCCTCTTGCAGCGTCATGATCATGTCGGCGCGCAACAGCCGCATGTACGTGGCCAACTCTGCGACCGCCAGCGTGATCGAGGGCAGGGTGAGCGATCGCAGGTTCTCGACCGGGTTCTGCGTCAGCGGCACGTACCCCGTCGCCGGGAAGAGGTGGAACTGCACGGCGAACACCAGCACGAGCACGACGCCCACGACGTAGGACGGCAACGCCAGGAACCCGAAGGACACGCCCGTCGAGATGCGGTCGAGCAAGCCGTCGGGCCGAGTTGCCGCCCGGATCGCCAGCGGAATCGACACGACGAGCGCCAAAAATTGCGAGAGCACCAGCAGTTCAAGGGTGACGGGCAAGCGCTGGCGCAGCGCCTCGAGCGTCGGTTGGTTGTTCTGGTACGAGCGACCGAAGTCACCGTGCAGCGCGTTCCACACGAAGTGCCAGTACTGCGAGAGCACCGGCTTGTCGAGACCCAGGGACTTGTGCAACGCCCGCACGGCGGCGGGCGTTGCACTGGGTCCGAGAATGTTGACCGCCGGGTCGCCCGGCAGCAGCTTGAGCAGCAGGAACGACAGCGCGGTCACCGCGATCAGTACCGGGATGAGGTACAGGACCTTCCCGGCGAATGAGCGCAGCACGAAGGCTGGTTAGTTGACGCCCACGTGCGTCAGCAGGAAGAAGCCGCCGATGGTGTGGTCGACGCCCGCGGCGCCGTCGGGCAACGTCCAGTTGGTCACGCCCTTCACCTTCGGCTTGAAGGCGATCTGCCACGCCGTCTCGCCGAGCCACAGGTACGGGAAGTCCTTCGTGCCGAACTGCTTGGCGATGTCCTCGTACGCCGCCTTACGGTCGGCGTCGTTGGGCGACGTGCGGCCCTTCAGCAGGTCAGCGTCGACCTGCGGGTCCTTGTTGCGGGCGAAGTTGAGCGCCAGCTGACCGATCGGCGACGCCGTCTTGGACGTCCACCACACGAAGTCGGCGTCAGGATCCGGCTCGCCGAACTGCCGCCAGTCGTAGGCGTCGTAGGCGCCGTTGAGCGCGTTCAGGATGTACTCGCTCTGCTGGACCTGCTTGATGGTGACGTTGATGCCGGCGTCCTTCCACATCGACTGGATGAGCGACATGTCCTGGAGGTTGCGGCCCGTGTTGGTCGTACCGAGTTCGAACGAAATCGTGTTGACGCCCTTGTCCTTCTCGTACGCCGCCACGAGATCCTTGGCCTTCTGGAGGCTGAAGCTCGGGTAGCCGGTGTCGCCGTGGAACGCCGAGCCGACGTTGCCGAAGGGGCCCGTCGAGTCGGGGGTGAGACCGAAGTCGATGGTGTCGTTCACCCGCTTGCGGTCGGTGGCGTAGGCCAGCGCTTGGCGCACCCGCACGTCGTCGAGCGGCGCCTTGGCGGTGTTGAGCATGATGAAGTGCTCTTCGCCTTCGCCGGCGACCTTCTCGTCGGTGATCGAGGCGATCGACCCGTTGCCCTTGAGGTCCTTGATCGTCTGCACGTCGGACGAGTGCATGAGGTCGATGGTGCCGGCCTTGAGACTGGATTCACGCGACTGGGTCTCGACGATCGGGCGCAACTCGACGGAGTCGAGGTACGGCAGGCCCTTCTGCCAGTAGTTCGGGTTCTTGGTGGCGATCATGTGATTGCCCGGGACCCACTCCTTGAGGATGAACGGGCCCGTCCCGATCGGGTTGCGGGGCGCGTTCTTGGGGTCGTCGAGCATCTTGTGCGAGAACACGAAGCCCAACTGGCCGGTGAGGTAGCTCGGGAACGGCACCCACGGGCCCGCCATGGTGAACTGCGCCGTCAGGTCGTCGACCTTGGTGACGGACTTCAGGTAGCCCGCGATCGCGGGACTGGTGAGCGGCGACTTGAGGTGGGCGGTCCAGTCGGCCACGACGTCGTCGGCCGTGAGCGGGTCACCGTTGCTGAACTTCACGTTCGGGCGCAGCTTGACGGTCCACACCGAGTAGTCGGCGTTGTGGTCAATCGACTCGGCGAGGTACGGGTGCACCTTGCCGTCTTTGCCGAAGGTCCCGAGCGAGTCGTAGACGATCGACGCGTAGGTCAGACCGGTGACGTCCATGCGGTTCTGCGTCGGATCGAAACCGTCGACTTCCGCCTCGACACCCATCACGAGCTTGCCGCCCGCTTTGGGCGTTTCGGTCGAGACCGAAGCACCTCCGCCGTCGCTGCTGGATTTGTTGTCCGAGCCGCACCCGGCAGCGAGGAGCGAAAGAGCGAGGATCGCGGCCATCGCCTTCGCGACGGTTCTTGCTCGGGACGTAGCACTCATAGTTGCTCTCTCCTGTCGCCCCAGCCCGTTTGGTTTTGTCGTGAACTTAGCGTGACGAATGTGTGACGCGGGCGGACGCTCTCACCACAGAGCCAGAGGACGCGCAACTGGGCACACCAGCCGTTTAGTGTCCTACCGGTGGCGAACACGACGCCGGGGCCCTCCTCGTTCTCGATTTCGATTGTGCTGCCCGCCCTCAACGAGGAGGCAAACATCGAACAAGCGCTGAAGTCGGCCACCACCGTGGCGGACCGCCTCTGCCGCGACCACGAGATCCTCGTCGTCGACGACGGGTCGACCGACGGCACGGCGACGGTCGTGCGCGCCGCGGCTGCGGCCGATACCCGCGTCAAGTTGCTCTCTCATCCGTTCAACCGTGGGTACGGCGAAGCACTGCGAACCGGGTTCCGCGCCGCCACAATGGATCTGGTGTTCTTCACCGACGCCGACAACCAGTTCGACCTGAACGAGCTGGAGGCGTTCCTGCCCTTCGCCGCCACCGTCGACGTGGTCGCGGGCTACCGCATCAACCGTCAGGATCCGCCGCTGCGGCGCCTCGCGGCGTGGGCCTGGAATCACCTGGTCCGGGTGGTGTTCTACGTCCCCGTGCGCGACATCGACTGCGCCTTCAAGCTGTTCCGCCGCGACGTGTTCGAAGACATCGACCTCGAGAGCGTCGGTGCCATGGTCAACACCGAGCTGATGGTGAAGGTCGGGCGCTCCGGGCGCAGCATCGTGGAACTCGGTGTGCGGCACTACCCCCGCCTGGCCGGATCGCCCCGCGGCGCCCACCCCAAGGTTGTGGCGCGGGCCCTGTACGAACTGGTGCGCATGCGGGGCCGCCTGCGCGGCGTCGGACCGGGTCGCGCGGGCGACCTCATGCAGCCGAGACCCGATTCGTGACGTGGCGCGTGGCGGTGGTCGGCGGCGGCATCGGCGGTGCCGCGGCGGCGCGCCGGCTCGCAGGAGACGGAGCGGAAGTCACCTTGCTCGAGCGCTCGCCCACGCTCGGCGGGCTCGTCGTGAGCTTCGCCGTCGGCGGCACGCCGCTCGAATGCTTCTACCACCACGTGTTCCCGCACGAGCACCACGTGATTGGCCTTATCGACGAACTCGGGCTCGGCGCGGACCTCGACTGGCACGCCACGAACATGGGCGTATTCGTCGACGGGAAGCCGTGGCCCTTCACGTCGCCGCTCGACCTCCTGCGCTTCCGGCCGCTGCCGTTTGTCGACCGCCTGCGCACCGGCGTCGGCGCGCTCCGGCTCGGGCGCGTCAAGGACTGGCAAGCGCTCGACGACGTAGCAGCGCGCGACTGGCTCACCGCCTACACCAGCCCGCGCGCCGGCACACTCGTGTGGGATCCGCTGCTGCGCGCCAAGTTCGGTTCCGCCGCGCCCGCGGTCCCGGCAGCGTGGATGTGGGGACGCTTCCAGCAACGCGCCGCGGCGCGCAGCGCC
This genomic interval carries:
- a CDS encoding ABC transporter ATP-binding protein; amino-acid sequence: MTEPLLVVEDLYTHFRTDRGMVRAVDGVSFTLERGQTLGIVGESGSGKTVLSRSVMRLLPPKNVEHGGSVRFEGRDLTTLSTEQMREVWGAEIGMVFQDPMTSLNPVMKIGKQVTEGLRVHLDMDKDRANETAVALLRSVGIPEPDRRMKQFPFELSGGMRQRVTIAIAIACGPKLLMADEPTTALDVTVQAQILNLLQDKQRERHMAMILVTHDLGVVAGRTDHIAVMYAGKIVEKAPTAKLFTEMRMPYTEALITSIPKTDQPSHTRLPAIGGRPPDLVNPPPGCNFAPRCPYAQDKCREEEPPLASDDTVGDDHVFACWFPVGTKKQKARTK
- a CDS encoding ABC transporter permease; translation: MLPAPVDTDATGVEASAKKRVRLGVMFWLSIGWVVLIIFLAVFAGVLPLPDPNAQKAAINLNPSIHHLLGTDSLGRDMLSRVIYASRVSLTVGFASIFLGLLVGGSMGVIAGYYRGRVDRLLMGIADVMLAFPALVFALAIVTFLGQNLRNVTIAIAVISIAPIARIVRASTLTFAQREFVTAARTLGATNWRIIVREILPNVAIPVASFSFIAVALAIVGEGGLAFLGLSVHAPTPTWGGMINDGRSFLQDHPNLSLIPSTVLFVTVLALNFAGDALRARFDTKDVSV
- a CDS encoding ABC transporter permease; translation: MLRSFAGKVLYLIPVLIAVTALSFLLLKLLPGDPAVNILGPSATPAAVRALHKSLGLDKPVLSQYWHFVWNALHGDFGRSYQNNQPTLEALRQRLPVTLELLVLSQFLALVVSIPLAIRAATRPDGLLDRISTGVSFGFLALPSYVVGVVLVLVFAVQFHLFPATGYVPLTQNPVENLRSLTLPSITLAVAELATYMRLLRADMIMTLQEDFITMARAKGMPPWRILWLHAFRPSSFSLVTVAGLNFGRLIGGTFIVEILFALPGIGELTVQSIFSADYLVVQGTVLLVAVGYVMVNFLVDLLYVVIDPRVRHAASAS
- a CDS encoding ABC transporter substrate-binding protein, giving the protein MAAILALSLLAAGCGSDNKSSSDGGGASVSTETPKAGGKLVMGVEAEVDGFDPTQNRMDVTGLTYASIVYDSLGTFGKDGKVHPYLAESIDHNADYSVWTVKLRPNVKFSNGDPLTADDVVADWTAHLKSPLTSPAIAGYLKSVTKVDDLTAQFTMAGPWVPFPSYLTGQLGFVFSHKMLDDPKNAPRNPIGTGPFILKEWVPGNHMIATKNPNYWQKGLPYLDSVELRPIVETQSRESSLKAGTIDLMHSSDVQTIKDLKGNGSIASITDEKVAGEGEEHFIMLNTAKAPLDDVRVRQALAYATDRKRVNDTIDFGLTPDSTGPFGNVGSAFHGDTGYPSFSLQKAKDLVAAYEKDKGVNTISFELGTTNTGRNLQDMSLIQSMWKDAGINVTIKQVQQSEYILNALNGAYDAYDWRQFGEPDPDADFVWWTSKTASPIGQLALNFARNKDPQVDADLLKGRTSPNDADRKAAYEDIAKQFGTKDFPYLWLGETAWQIAFKPKVKGVTNWTLPDGAAGVDHTIGGFFLLTHVGVN
- a CDS encoding glycosyltransferase family 2 protein — translated: MANTTPGPSSFSISIVLPALNEEANIEQALKSATTVADRLCRDHEILVVDDGSTDGTATVVRAAAAADTRVKLLSHPFNRGYGEALRTGFRAATMDLVFFTDADNQFDLNELEAFLPFAATVDVVAGYRINRQDPPLRRLAAWAWNHLVRVVFYVPVRDIDCAFKLFRRDVFEDIDLESVGAMVNTELMVKVGRSGRSIVELGVRHYPRLAGSPRGAHPKVVARALYELVRMRGRLRGVGPGRAGDLMQPRPDS